The Coccinella septempunctata chromosome 6, icCocSept1.1, whole genome shotgun sequence genome segment ATTGATCAATTTTTGCTTTTTTTGAATTCGGTGCATTTCTATGTTTGAAAACTCTTTTCCTACAATCAACAGATAAGGAAGATACTTTTTCAATTGTCTCCTCCAGACTTTCCTCAAACAAATCATCATCTGAACTTGAGTGCAAACTAGATTCATTACTTTTTGGAATTTCTACAGGCATGGATATCCCACTATCCAGGCTATATGTTTGCTgttcaaaatttgaattatcTTTGGTTTTATAACTTTCTTTTGATTCATGTAttatattattgttattatttacTCCTGTTTTTTTATTTCCCTGATTTGATTGTTTGCTATTTGCAGGCTTACcaacaaattcattaattttaagTCTCTGATTATTTGATATACTATTTTCTAGTTTGATATTTTCCAAATGTGTAACTGATATATTCATTTTACTCTCCGTGGAGGCTTTTTTATTAGTTTGAGAATATTCAATGTTTTCAATGGCTTTGATAGGGGAATCCTTATGTTCTGATTCTTGTTCATCCATTTTTTCACCCCATTTTATGTCCTTAACCCCCATTTCATGTTCCAAATATTTTCTTGCATCATTTAGTATTAAATTTGCCGCTTCTATTTCTGTCAAACCCTGTTTACCCGTAATCCAAATTGTTCTGAGTTTATTCCTTTGTTTGAAATCATGCTCACTTTCTCCCTCTCTTTCTTGAACATTTTCAAATGGCATTACTTTGTGTAAAATATTCTCTATGGTACTTACATCGGAATTGGCTAGTTGTATCAACGTTTCAATTCCGGCAGAATAGAAAGCTCTTGCTTGTTTGCTATTCAAGCACGGTAGTCTCATCAAATCTAACAGATCTCTACTAACTCCAAACTGGAGGCGATCCTGAAATTGCGAGATAAGAATTTCTATGCTGGACCAGCCTAACTGTCTGCTGAAGGAGGTCACCATTCCAGCAAAAGTTGAAGCTGATTGCTGTAAGGACTGTAGTAGTCCCCTATTGCATACAAACTTTGCAGCAACTTCTTCCAAAGGTTTTTCATTGACCAAGTCCTGCAGAGCCAAGGCTATAAAGAACCTTTTATGGATTAAAAGTTTTGGGGAATCTTGCACAGAGCCCCTTGTTGCGTTTATTATGAATGATTCTCGAACACCCACCAGTTCCCCAACCTTTTTCATGCTCAAGGGAAGCTTCTCCCAAAGTTCCAAATAAAGCATCCAGTCAATTCTTGGCCACTGGTAACATGAACTGTAGGGTGTAACTAAATAAATAAGATGCAATTCGGTTTCTAACACCAAGCACTGTCTCGCTTTTTCTAATTCTGTAAACAGTTCTAACCCCTCACCAGGTGGAAGAGAAGATGATAAGCATGCTTTACCTAAAGCAGTTGGAAAATATTTACTTGTACCGTCTTCCGCTTTTTGCAATctgatgaaattgaaatttttcaaaaattcaattacTTTCATTACTGGGTCTAGTTTTTCCGAGCTTTTGTTATCGTCCTGCGTTGATATTAGAGTTGATTTGGCAAATATTTCTAAATCTTGTGGGGATGAGGCAACTCCACTAGCGATAATCTCCAGAAGAGCTCTCTTGAATTTACCCACATCTTCTAAACAACTTTTTACAGGTTTCAGGGAGGATTGGGTTAAAAATTTTGCTGTATTGTAATCTGATTTCTGGCAGATCAAGATACTTTGACCCTCTGTATCTATACCCATTCTTCCAGCACGTCCAATCATTTGACGGTATGTTAAAATATCGATAGGACGTCCATTAAATATGGGTGATCGAATTATAACCCTTCTAGCTGGTAAATTAACGCCCGAGGAGAGTGTTGAAGTTGCAATCAACAACTTGATACCTCCACTCCTGAACCCACCTTCTATTATGTCTCTTTCCTCCATTGTTAAACCTGCATGATGGAAGGCTACTCCAAAGGCAACAGTGTTCTTCAATATCCTATCTAAGCCTGATGGACAATACTTCAGTTGTTCTAAGACTTCAGATATTTTTTCAATGCTCAGATTAAGACGTAATATTTTGCTCAATTCTGAATCTGATTTACCAATTCTCCAGAAAGCCATTGCAATCTGTTGAGCCAAATTTTCACACCAATTTTTAGTGggacaaaatatcaaaacagaCGAGGAGATTCCTATTGTCTCAAGACATAGTTGTAAGAGATCATCAGTGTCAGTAGCTAAGTCGGGAAAACTTGATAGTCGCCTCAAAAGTTTGAATTCATTGTTGTACAGTTCTTTATTGACATAAACCATTTCGTGAAGTGGAATTGGTCGGAAGTTTGTTGTATATAGATCAGCATTAAGCCAATTAGCAAGTGAATCGAGATTTGGTAGGGTGGCACTCATTccaactagctgaatctgtacATCTGTATTTTTAGTCATTATATACTTCAATTTAGTCAGCAATAATTCCAACAAATAACCTCTATGAGGATCACCTATTAAATGCATTTCATCGATAATGACCAACcctgtaaataatttttttataatgaaaaattgcaagtaattttaaaattcattttaGCGCCCACCTTTGATTTTGACGCCGattgtttttcaaagtattGTACGAAAAATCGAGTGTTACATATCTCAACTTCGGGAGACTTATAGTTTAGGAGATATGATTTTCAAGTTCTCATAAAAATTTATCCgtcaaattataattttttcactgtTAGGCAATTGAATAATTGCACCTTATCATTTATTCATTACTTGA includes the following:
- the LOC123314877 gene encoding DNA polymerase theta isoform X2, translated to MAVGTIEKCNSLVNRLMEENKLADIGLVIIDEMHLIGDPHRGYLLELLLTKLKYIMTKNTDVQIQLVGMSATLPNLDSLANWLNADLYTTNFRPIPLHEMVYVNKELYNNEFKLLRRLSSFPDLATDTDDLLQLCLETIGISSSVLIFCPTKNWCENLAQQIAMAFWRIGKSDSELSKILRLNLSIEKISEVLEQLKYCPSGLDRILKNTVAFGVAFHHAGLTMEERDIIEGGFRSGGIKLLIATSTLSSGVNLPARRVIIRSPIFNGRPIDILTYRQMIGRAGRMGIDTEGQSILICQKSDYNTAKFLTQSSLKPVKSCLEDVGKFKRALLEIIASGVASSPQDLEIFAKSTLISTQDDNKSSEKLDPVMKVIEFLKNFNFIRLQKAEDGTSKYFPTALGKACLSSSLPPGEGLELFTELEKARQCLVLETELHLIYLVTPYSSCYQWPRIDWMLYLELWEKLPLSMKKVGELVGVRESFIINATRGSVQDSPKLLIHKRFFIALALQDLVNEKPLEEVAAKFVCNRGLLQSLQQSASTFAGMVTSFSRQLGWSSIEILISQFQDRLQFGVSRDLLDLMRLPCLNSKQARAFYSAGIETLIQLANSDVSTIENILHKVMPFENVQEREGESEHDFKQRNKLRTIWITGKQGLTEIEAANLILNDARKYLEHEMGVKDIKWGEKMDEQESEHKDSPIKAIENIEYSQTNKKASTESKMNISVTHLENIKLENSISNNQRLKINEFVGKPANSKQSNQGNKKTGVNNNNNIIHESKESYKTKDNSNFEQQTYSLDSGISMPVEIPKSNESSLHSSSDDDLFEESLEETIEKVSSLSVDCRKRVFKHRNAPNSKKAKIDQFNNIPEKLQDYSIDFREKKDQMLKPIDLSKFFIIDVCKYNQLYQSFCMELLHQRNISLSLACSYIEDNVPKIGLNSKNITKERYKYSFEDRKLDGVAVTWDGKHVFYLFMDDFGCEDKLNLLRKYLENKQNCIKFFHSKECVVMINRALGLDVYTKVEDPKVLDWLLEPDGKEKDFHSMISKYCLEAKGLSTAMESCKGYSGLGMNVENAIEPRMRASVESVVTWNLMAVMKEMVSAYPINFLRTFEIEMDVTLITAKMELSGIRIDFSAVELLMSSIKSNVKAIEQKIFSLAGRKFSLTSSREIAKAIGLRSNKKTSTNKQALEESSHPISDLIILWRKLSCLLSKMLLPLSSLIPNNRVYGRYISHTSTGRITMHEPNIQNVAKDFEFVNPVNNEIVLISCRKIFIPKENHIFISADYCQLELRMLAHLSGDELLCGILKRDGDIFKSIAAKWNNITEEAVTDVLRNQTKQICYGIIYGIGSKALAQQLKITVDEAATFMENFKNTYPGLKMYIQSVIDFCNENGFVETISGRRRNLPLIRDDNAAIRGHAERQAVNTTIQGSAADLVKNAMKKVEDCFSNNFDPKEKPTLVLHLHDELLYEVNKKYLLKTSHLLKKYMESVGLSVPFPVKLKIGDSWGTLKEL